In the Hordeum vulgare subsp. vulgare chromosome 7H, MorexV3_pseudomolecules_assembly, whole genome shotgun sequence genome, one interval contains:
- the LOC123412220 gene encoding uncharacterized protein LOC123412220 gives MSLVAAAAAVRPSPVAPSPAVPYGMCGGGARKRKDVVHYHEEDEDEEEVQQGRRLGGVGEGHGLFVLETVEEEEEREAENERSSIGPVSEGDEEEGEEAESARETPPWQRRTKKSAGGLASLDALDDALPVKRGLSSFFSGKSRSFANLQDVAVAGTTSSKDVLAKPENPFNKRRRILRCCSIRRVSSTSLTALPPFQPPEPSFNIGNDGVINGGGG, from the exons ATGTCCCTTGTGGCTGCGGCGGCCGCCGTGAGGCCCTCGCCAGTGGCTCCTTCCCCGGCGGTGCCGTACGGGATGTGCGGTGGCGgcgcgaggaagaggaaggacgTCGTGCACTACcatgaggaggacgaggacgaggaggaggtgcaGCAGGGGAGGCGGCTTGGCGGTGTCGGTGAGGGCCACGGGCTGTTCGTGCTGGAGACggtggaggaagaggaggaaagggagGCCGAAAACGAGCGCTCCTCCATTGGCCCCGTCTCCGAGGGGGAcgaggaggaaggggaggaggcggAGAGCGCCAGGGAGACGCCGCCGTGGCAGCGGAGGACGAAGAAGAGCGCCGGCGGGCTCGCGAGCCTCGACGCCCTCGACGACGCCCTCCCCGTCAA GCGGGGCCTGTCGAGCTTCTTCTCCGGCAAGTCGCGGTCGTTCGCGAACCTGCAGGACGTGGCGGTCGCCGGCACCACCAGCAGCAAGGACGTGCTGGCCAAGCCGGAGAACCCCTTCAACAAGCGCCGCCGGATCCTGCGCTGCTGCTCCATCCGGCGGGTCTCCTCCACCTCGCTCACCGCGCTGCCGCCCTTCCAGCCGCCCGAGCCGTCCTTCAACATCGGCAACGACGGCGTCAtcaacggcggcggcggctga